The following proteins come from a genomic window of Macaca fascicularis isolate 582-1 chromosome 8, T2T-MFA8v1.1:
- the CHRNA2 gene encoding neuronal acetylcholine receptor subunit alpha-2 isoform X3: MTKAHLFSTGTVHWVPPAIYKSSCSIDVTFFPFDQQNCKMKFGSWTYDKAKIDLEQMEQTVDLKDYWESGEWAIVNATGTYNSKKYDCCAEIYPDVTYAFVIRRLPLFYTINLIIPCLLISCLTVLVFYLPSDCGEKITLCISVLLSLTVFLLLITEIIPSTSLVIPLIGEYLLFTMIFVTLSIVITVFVLNVHHRSPSTHTMPRWVRGALLGCVPRWLLMNRPLPSLELCHPPGLKLSPSYHWLETNVDAEEREVVVEEEDRWACAGHVASSVGTLCSHGHLHSGASGPKAEAVLQEGELLLSPRMQKALEGVHYIADHLRSEDADSSVKEDWKYVAMVIDRIFLWLFIIVCFLGTIGLFLPPFLAGMI; this comes from the exons ATGACCAAGGCCCACCTCTTCTCCACGGGCACTGTGCACTGGGTGCCCCCGGCCATCTACAAGAGCTCCTGCAGCATCGACGTCACCTTCTTCCCCTTCGACCAGCAGAACTGCAAGATGAAGTTCGGCTCCTGGACTTATGACAAGGCCAAGATCGACCTGGAGCAGATGGAGCAGACGGTGGACCTGAAGGACTACTGGGAGAGCGGTGAGTGGGCCATTGTCAATGCCACGGGCACCTACAACAGCAAGAAGTACGATTGCTGTGCCGAGATCTACCCTGATGTCACCTACGCCTTTGTCATCCGGCGGCTGCCACTCTTCTACACCATCAATCTCATCATCCCCTGTCTGCTCATCTCCTGCCTCACCGTGCTGGTCTTCTACCTGCCCTCCGACTGCGGCGAGAAGATCACGCTGTGCATCTCGGTGCTGCTGTCGCTCACCGTCTTCCTGCTGCTCATCACCGAGATCATCCCGTCCACCTCGCTGGTCATCCCGCTCATCGGCGAGTACCTGCTGTTCACCATGATCTTCGTCACGCTGTCCATCGTCATCACTGTCTTCGTGCTCAATGTGCACCACCGCTCCCCCAGCACCCACACCATGCCCCGCTGGGTGCGGGGGGCCCTTCTGGGCTGTGTGCCCCGGTGGCTTCTGATGAACCGGCCCCTGCCATCCTTGGAGCTCTGCCACCCCCCAGGCCTGAAACTCAGCCCCTCTTATCACTGGCTGGAGACCAACGTGGATGCCGAGGagagggaggtggtggtggaggaggaggacagaTGGGCGTGTGCAGGTCACGTGGCCTCCTCTGTGGGCACCCTCTGCAGCCACGGCCACCTGCACTCCGGAGCCTCAGGTCCCAAGGCTGAGGCTGTGCTGCAGGAGGGTGAGCTGCTGCTGTCACCCCGCATGCAGAAGGCACTGGAAGGCGTACACTACATTGCCGACCACCTGCGGTCTGAGGATGCCGACTCTTCG GTGAAGGAGGACTGGAAGTACGTCGCCATGGTCATTGACAGGATCTTCCTCTGGCTGTTTATCATCGTCTGCTTCCTGGGGACCATCGGCCTCTTTCTACCTCCATTCTTAGCTGGAATGATCTGA
- the CHRNA2 gene encoding neuronal acetylcholine receptor subunit alpha-2 isoform X4: MKFGSWTYDKAKIDLEQMEQTVDLKDYWESGEWAIVNATGTYNSKKYDCCAEIYPDVTYAFVIRRLPLFYTINLIIPCLLISCLTVLVFYLPSDCGEKITLCISVLLSLTVFLLLITEIIPSTSLVIPLIGEYLLFTMIFVTLSIVITVFVLNVHHRSPSTHTMPRWVRGALLGCVPRWLLMNRPLPSLELCHPPGLKLSPSYHWLETNVDAEEREVVVEEEDRWACAGHVASSVGTLCSHGHLHSGASGPKAEAVLQEGELLLSPRMQKALEGVHYIADHLRSEDADSSVKEDWKYVAMVIDRIFLWLFIIVCFLGTIGLFLPPFLAGMI; encoded by the exons ATGAAGTTCGGCTCCTGGACTTATGACAAGGCCAAGATCGACCTGGAGCAGATGGAGCAGACGGTGGACCTGAAGGACTACTGGGAGAGCGGTGAGTGGGCCATTGTCAATGCCACGGGCACCTACAACAGCAAGAAGTACGATTGCTGTGCCGAGATCTACCCTGATGTCACCTACGCCTTTGTCATCCGGCGGCTGCCACTCTTCTACACCATCAATCTCATCATCCCCTGTCTGCTCATCTCCTGCCTCACCGTGCTGGTCTTCTACCTGCCCTCCGACTGCGGCGAGAAGATCACGCTGTGCATCTCGGTGCTGCTGTCGCTCACCGTCTTCCTGCTGCTCATCACCGAGATCATCCCGTCCACCTCGCTGGTCATCCCGCTCATCGGCGAGTACCTGCTGTTCACCATGATCTTCGTCACGCTGTCCATCGTCATCACTGTCTTCGTGCTCAATGTGCACCACCGCTCCCCCAGCACCCACACCATGCCCCGCTGGGTGCGGGGGGCCCTTCTGGGCTGTGTGCCCCGGTGGCTTCTGATGAACCGGCCCCTGCCATCCTTGGAGCTCTGCCACCCCCCAGGCCTGAAACTCAGCCCCTCTTATCACTGGCTGGAGACCAACGTGGATGCCGAGGagagggaggtggtggtggaggaggaggacagaTGGGCGTGTGCAGGTCACGTGGCCTCCTCTGTGGGCACCCTCTGCAGCCACGGCCACCTGCACTCCGGAGCCTCAGGTCCCAAGGCTGAGGCTGTGCTGCAGGAGGGTGAGCTGCTGCTGTCACCCCGCATGCAGAAGGCACTGGAAGGCGTACACTACATTGCCGACCACCTGCGGTCTGAGGATGCCGACTCTTCG GTGAAGGAGGACTGGAAGTACGTCGCCATGGTCATTGACAGGATCTTCCTCTGGCTGTTTATCATCGTCTGCTTCCTGGGGACCATCGGCCTCTTTCTACCTCCATTCTTAGCTGGAATGATCTGA
- the CHRNA2 gene encoding neuronal acetylcholine receptor subunit alpha-2 isoform X1, with amino-acid sequence MGPSRPAFLSFTKLSLWWLLLTPAAGGEEAKRPPPRAPGDPLSSPSPTALPQGGSHTQAEDRLFKHLFRGYNRWARPVPNTSDVVIVRFGLSIAQLIDVDEKNQMMTTNVWLKQEWSDYKLRWNPADFGNITSLRVPSEMIWIPDIVLYNNADGEFAVTHMTKAHLFSTGTVHWVPPAIYKSSCSIDVTFFPFDQQNCKMKFGSWTYDKAKIDLEQMEQTVDLKDYWESGEWAIVNATGTYNSKKYDCCAEIYPDVTYAFVIRRLPLFYTINLIIPCLLISCLTVLVFYLPSDCGEKITLCISVLLSLTVFLLLITEIIPSTSLVIPLIGEYLLFTMIFVTLSIVITVFVLNVHHRSPSTHTMPRWVRGALLGCVPRWLLMNRPLPSLELCHPPGLKLSPSYHWLETNVDAEEREVVVEEEDRWACAGHVASSVGTLCSHGHLHSGASGPKAEAVLQEGELLLSPRMQKALEGVHYIADHLRSEDADSSVKEDWKYVAMVIDRIFLWLFIIVCFLGTIGLFLPPFLAGMI; translated from the exons CAGGTGGAGAGGAAGCCAAGCGCCCACCTCCCAGGGCTCCTGGAGaccccctctcctctcccagtCCCACGGCGTTGCCGCAGGGAGGATCCCATACCCAGGCTGAGGACCGGCTCTTCAAACACCTCTTCCGGGGCTACAACCGCTGGGCGCGCCCGGTGCCCAACACTTCAGACGTGGTGATTGTGCGCTTCGGACTGTCCATCGCTCAGCTCATCGACGTG GATGAGAAGAACCAAATGATGACCACCAACGTCTGGCTAAAACAG GAGTGGAGCGACTACAAACTGCGCTGGAACCCCGCCGATTTCGGCAATATCACATCTCTCCGGGTCCCTTCTGAGATGATCTGGATCCCTGACATTGTCCTCTACAACAA tGCAGATGGGGAGTTTGCAGTGACCCACATGACCAAGGCCCACCTCTTCTCCACGGGCACTGTGCACTGGGTGCCCCCGGCCATCTACAAGAGCTCCTGCAGCATCGACGTCACCTTCTTCCCCTTCGACCAGCAGAACTGCAAGATGAAGTTCGGCTCCTGGACTTATGACAAGGCCAAGATCGACCTGGAGCAGATGGAGCAGACGGTGGACCTGAAGGACTACTGGGAGAGCGGTGAGTGGGCCATTGTCAATGCCACGGGCACCTACAACAGCAAGAAGTACGATTGCTGTGCCGAGATCTACCCTGATGTCACCTACGCCTTTGTCATCCGGCGGCTGCCACTCTTCTACACCATCAATCTCATCATCCCCTGTCTGCTCATCTCCTGCCTCACCGTGCTGGTCTTCTACCTGCCCTCCGACTGCGGCGAGAAGATCACGCTGTGCATCTCGGTGCTGCTGTCGCTCACCGTCTTCCTGCTGCTCATCACCGAGATCATCCCGTCCACCTCGCTGGTCATCCCGCTCATCGGCGAGTACCTGCTGTTCACCATGATCTTCGTCACGCTGTCCATCGTCATCACTGTCTTCGTGCTCAATGTGCACCACCGCTCCCCCAGCACCCACACCATGCCCCGCTGGGTGCGGGGGGCCCTTCTGGGCTGTGTGCCCCGGTGGCTTCTGATGAACCGGCCCCTGCCATCCTTGGAGCTCTGCCACCCCCCAGGCCTGAAACTCAGCCCCTCTTATCACTGGCTGGAGACCAACGTGGATGCCGAGGagagggaggtggtggtggaggaggaggacagaTGGGCGTGTGCAGGTCACGTGGCCTCCTCTGTGGGCACCCTCTGCAGCCACGGCCACCTGCACTCCGGAGCCTCAGGTCCCAAGGCTGAGGCTGTGCTGCAGGAGGGTGAGCTGCTGCTGTCACCCCGCATGCAGAAGGCACTGGAAGGCGTACACTACATTGCCGACCACCTGCGGTCTGAGGATGCCGACTCTTCG GTGAAGGAGGACTGGAAGTACGTCGCCATGGTCATTGACAGGATCTTCCTCTGGCTGTTTATCATCGTCTGCTTCCTGGGGACCATCGGCCTCTTTCTACCTCCATTCTTAGCTGGAATGATCTGA
- the CHRNA2 gene encoding neuronal acetylcholine receptor subunit alpha-2 isoform X2 — protein MGPSRPAFLSFTKLSLWWLLLTPAGGEEAKRPPPRAPGDPLSSPSPTALPQGGSHTQAEDRLFKHLFRGYNRWARPVPNTSDVVIVRFGLSIAQLIDVDEKNQMMTTNVWLKQEWSDYKLRWNPADFGNITSLRVPSEMIWIPDIVLYNNADGEFAVTHMTKAHLFSTGTVHWVPPAIYKSSCSIDVTFFPFDQQNCKMKFGSWTYDKAKIDLEQMEQTVDLKDYWESGEWAIVNATGTYNSKKYDCCAEIYPDVTYAFVIRRLPLFYTINLIIPCLLISCLTVLVFYLPSDCGEKITLCISVLLSLTVFLLLITEIIPSTSLVIPLIGEYLLFTMIFVTLSIVITVFVLNVHHRSPSTHTMPRWVRGALLGCVPRWLLMNRPLPSLELCHPPGLKLSPSYHWLETNVDAEEREVVVEEEDRWACAGHVASSVGTLCSHGHLHSGASGPKAEAVLQEGELLLSPRMQKALEGVHYIADHLRSEDADSSVKEDWKYVAMVIDRIFLWLFIIVCFLGTIGLFLPPFLAGMI, from the exons GTGGAGAGGAAGCCAAGCGCCCACCTCCCAGGGCTCCTGGAGaccccctctcctctcccagtCCCACGGCGTTGCCGCAGGGAGGATCCCATACCCAGGCTGAGGACCGGCTCTTCAAACACCTCTTCCGGGGCTACAACCGCTGGGCGCGCCCGGTGCCCAACACTTCAGACGTGGTGATTGTGCGCTTCGGACTGTCCATCGCTCAGCTCATCGACGTG GATGAGAAGAACCAAATGATGACCACCAACGTCTGGCTAAAACAG GAGTGGAGCGACTACAAACTGCGCTGGAACCCCGCCGATTTCGGCAATATCACATCTCTCCGGGTCCCTTCTGAGATGATCTGGATCCCTGACATTGTCCTCTACAACAA tGCAGATGGGGAGTTTGCAGTGACCCACATGACCAAGGCCCACCTCTTCTCCACGGGCACTGTGCACTGGGTGCCCCCGGCCATCTACAAGAGCTCCTGCAGCATCGACGTCACCTTCTTCCCCTTCGACCAGCAGAACTGCAAGATGAAGTTCGGCTCCTGGACTTATGACAAGGCCAAGATCGACCTGGAGCAGATGGAGCAGACGGTGGACCTGAAGGACTACTGGGAGAGCGGTGAGTGGGCCATTGTCAATGCCACGGGCACCTACAACAGCAAGAAGTACGATTGCTGTGCCGAGATCTACCCTGATGTCACCTACGCCTTTGTCATCCGGCGGCTGCCACTCTTCTACACCATCAATCTCATCATCCCCTGTCTGCTCATCTCCTGCCTCACCGTGCTGGTCTTCTACCTGCCCTCCGACTGCGGCGAGAAGATCACGCTGTGCATCTCGGTGCTGCTGTCGCTCACCGTCTTCCTGCTGCTCATCACCGAGATCATCCCGTCCACCTCGCTGGTCATCCCGCTCATCGGCGAGTACCTGCTGTTCACCATGATCTTCGTCACGCTGTCCATCGTCATCACTGTCTTCGTGCTCAATGTGCACCACCGCTCCCCCAGCACCCACACCATGCCCCGCTGGGTGCGGGGGGCCCTTCTGGGCTGTGTGCCCCGGTGGCTTCTGATGAACCGGCCCCTGCCATCCTTGGAGCTCTGCCACCCCCCAGGCCTGAAACTCAGCCCCTCTTATCACTGGCTGGAGACCAACGTGGATGCCGAGGagagggaggtggtggtggaggaggaggacagaTGGGCGTGTGCAGGTCACGTGGCCTCCTCTGTGGGCACCCTCTGCAGCCACGGCCACCTGCACTCCGGAGCCTCAGGTCCCAAGGCTGAGGCTGTGCTGCAGGAGGGTGAGCTGCTGCTGTCACCCCGCATGCAGAAGGCACTGGAAGGCGTACACTACATTGCCGACCACCTGCGGTCTGAGGATGCCGACTCTTCG GTGAAGGAGGACTGGAAGTACGTCGCCATGGTCATTGACAGGATCTTCCTCTGGCTGTTTATCATCGTCTGCTTCCTGGGGACCATCGGCCTCTTTCTACCTCCATTCTTAGCTGGAATGATCTGA